In the Magnetospira sp. QH-2 genome, one interval contains:
- a CDS encoding NAD(P)/FAD-dependent oxidoreductase, with product MTRISIIGAGFGGLTAARQMRRQAPDATITLIAPKKEFVYAPSLIWVPTKVRRGEDLIIPLDHFLKENRIDFHQGAVTGLEDGGRTVVASSEKVANDGLIIASGGRFIRKLPGIEHAIVPCSGVAEAQQIHDRLHEMMASGGGTIAMGFGGNPKEPSGVRGGPMFEFLFGIDTYLRKQKCREKFELVFFSPAPKPGIRMGEKAVDRLLKEMAKRGVKTHLGHKMKGFEADKIKTEGGEVAADMILFMPGLTGPAWLADTDLPLSEGGMVRADMHCRVEGWEKTYVVGDTGSFKGPDWMPKQAHMADLQAKAAVPNLLTELAGGTPSETFRVELICIVDSIDKGTMVYRDAKRNLMLPMAALGHWSKRWFESHYLKEFR from the coding sequence ATGACTCGGATCAGCATCATCGGCGCCGGTTTCGGTGGCTTGACCGCCGCGCGGCAAATGCGCCGCCAAGCCCCGGACGCGACCATCACCTTGATCGCGCCGAAAAAAGAATTTGTTTACGCCCCCAGCCTGATCTGGGTCCCGACCAAGGTGCGCCGCGGTGAAGATCTCATCATCCCGCTGGATCACTTCTTGAAGGAAAACCGCATCGACTTCCATCAAGGCGCCGTGACCGGCCTGGAAGACGGCGGACGAACGGTGGTCGCGAGTAGCGAAAAAGTCGCCAACGACGGCCTGATCATCGCCTCGGGTGGACGTTTCATCCGCAAGCTGCCCGGCATCGAGCATGCCATCGTGCCCTGCTCTGGCGTCGCCGAGGCACAGCAGATCCACGACCGGCTGCATGAGATGATGGCCTCGGGCGGCGGGACCATCGCCATGGGATTTGGCGGCAACCCGAAGGAGCCCAGCGGCGTGCGCGGCGGGCCCATGTTCGAGTTCCTGTTCGGCATCGACACCTACCTGCGCAAACAGAAATGCCGCGAGAAGTTCGAGCTGGTGTTTTTCTCCCCCGCCCCCAAGCCCGGCATTCGCATGGGCGAAAAAGCGGTGGACAGGCTGCTCAAGGAAATGGCCAAGCGCGGCGTGAAGACCCATCTGGGCCACAAGATGAAAGGCTTTGAAGCCGACAAGATAAAAACCGAAGGCGGCGAAGTCGCCGCCGACATGATCCTGTTCATGCCCGGCCTCACCGGTCCTGCCTGGCTTGCCGATACGGATCTGCCCCTGTCCGAGGGCGGCATGGTCCGCGCGGATATGCACTGCCGGGTGGAAGGCTGGGAGAAGACTTACGTGGTCGGCGACACGGGCTCCTTCAAAGGCCCGGACTGGATGCCCAAGCAGGCCCATATGGCCGACCTGCAGGCCAAGGCGGCGGTCCCCAATCTTCTAACCGAACTGGCGGGCGGCACACCCAGCGAAACTTTCCGGGTGGAACTGATCTGTATCGTTGATAGCATTGACAAGGGTACGATGGTCTACCGCGATGCGAAGCGAAATCTAATGCTGCCCATGGCGGCGCTCGGCCATTGGTCCAAGCGCTGGTTCGAAAGTCATTACCTGAAGGAATTCCGTTGA
- the feoB gene encoding ferrous iron transport protein B: protein MTPPEDQGPLEAAPVPAETKTVTVALVGNPNCGKTSLYNAITGTKENVGNYPRVTVKIKHTTIEHRGWEIRLVDLPGIYSLTSQSPEERIGRDFIQYQRPDIVLNVLDAGNLARNLFLTTQLIEMGRPRLYALNMADEAHRKGITVDLEGLESILGGHAIETVATTGAGVTELLDHVIDVATNHLYDQPKAVPYDNHLEEALDRVQDLVRDLHPGALEAEQSRWLAIKLLEGDDEILRQEGEHGLLIEMVRRERFDLARHHGEDTEIMFSSARYGFIHGLISEVCDSPLAHEHANDLTHRLDRLLLNRWLGMPIFFGLMWLMFETTFTLGNYPADWIDGAVSWISDGISALLPAGLVHDLIIDGVVTGMGAVIVFLPYILILFFFIAMFSETGYLARSSFLVDRAMHLFGLHGKAFIPLVMGFGCNVPAVMASRTIESPQARLVAILINPFMSCSQRLPAFILLSGAFFAENAGQVIFAMYLISIATAMGAAVFLTRFVVRGGTETFIMELPPYRLPTIGAILYHMWDKAWDFVRMVGGVIVVGSVVVWFLQAFPQEMDYSRDYDGEATRIEATQPEGAAREDAIATLRVEQERERVENSYLGRMGQAVSPVFAPLGFNWQDTVSIITGFFAKEMVVASYAVLYGQNDGSETGSEGLRGALAGAMTPITAFALMVFLLLYSPCMSTFAAIKREAGGWNWALFSLGFSLVVGWLLAFAVVQVGALLG, encoded by the coding sequence TTGACCCCTCCCGAAGACCAAGGCCCCCTCGAAGCCGCGCCCGTGCCGGCGGAAACCAAAACCGTGACCGTCGCCCTGGTGGGCAACCCCAACTGCGGCAAGACCTCTTTGTACAATGCCATCACCGGCACCAAGGAGAACGTCGGCAATTACCCGCGCGTGACGGTCAAGATCAAGCATACCACCATCGAACACCGGGGCTGGGAGATCCGTCTGGTCGATCTGCCGGGGATCTATTCCCTGACATCGCAATCGCCGGAAGAGCGCATCGGCCGCGACTTCATCCAATATCAGCGTCCGGACATCGTTCTCAATGTGCTGGACGCGGGCAACCTGGCCCGCAACCTGTTTTTGACCACTCAGTTGATTGAGATGGGCCGCCCGCGCCTCTACGCGCTCAACATGGCCGACGAGGCACACCGCAAGGGTATCACGGTCGACCTGGAGGGCTTGGAGTCCATTCTCGGCGGCCATGCCATCGAGACCGTCGCCACCACCGGCGCCGGGGTCACCGAACTGCTCGATCATGTGATCGATGTTGCCACCAATCACCTGTACGACCAGCCCAAGGCCGTCCCCTACGACAACCATTTGGAAGAGGCCCTGGACCGGGTACAGGACCTGGTCAGAGACCTGCACCCGGGCGCCCTGGAAGCGGAACAAAGCCGCTGGCTGGCCATCAAGCTGCTGGAAGGCGACGACGAAATCCTGCGCCAGGAAGGCGAACACGGCCTGTTGATCGAGATGGTGCGCCGGGAACGCTTTGACTTGGCCCGGCACCATGGCGAGGACACCGAGATCATGTTTTCGTCGGCTCGCTATGGCTTCATCCACGGGCTGATCAGCGAAGTCTGCGACAGTCCCTTGGCCCATGAGCACGCCAATGACCTGACCCACCGGCTGGACCGGCTGCTGCTCAACCGCTGGCTGGGCATGCCGATCTTTTTTGGCCTCATGTGGTTGATGTTCGAGACCACTTTCACCCTCGGCAATTATCCAGCCGATTGGATCGATGGCGCGGTCTCCTGGATTTCCGATGGCATCAGCGCCCTGTTGCCCGCCGGGCTGGTGCATGACCTGATCATCGACGGGGTGGTCACCGGAATGGGGGCGGTGATTGTCTTCCTGCCCTATATCCTTATTTTGTTTTTCTTCATCGCCATGTTCAGCGAAACCGGTTATCTGGCGCGCTCCTCGTTCCTGGTCGATCGGGCCATGCATCTATTCGGACTGCACGGCAAGGCCTTCATTCCGCTGGTCATGGGCTTCGGCTGCAATGTGCCCGCCGTGATGGCCTCGCGGACCATCGAGAGTCCACAGGCGCGGCTGGTGGCGATTCTGATCAACCCTTTCATGTCCTGCTCCCAACGGCTGCCTGCCTTTATTTTGCTGTCGGGGGCCTTTTTCGCCGAGAATGCCGGACAGGTCATCTTCGCCATGTACCTGATCAGCATCGCGACGGCCATGGGCGCGGCTGTCTTCCTAACCCGCTTCGTGGTGCGTGGCGGCACCGAGACCTTTATCATGGAATTGCCGCCCTACCGGCTGCCGACCATCGGCGCCATTCTCTATCACATGTGGGACAAGGCCTGGGACTTCGTGCGCATGGTCGGCGGGGTAATCGTTGTCGGTTCGGTGGTGGTCTGGTTCCTGCAGGCCTTCCCGCAGGAGATGGACTACAGCCGCGACTACGACGGCGAGGCCACCCGCATCGAGGCCACCCAGCCCGAAGGCGCGGCCCGCGAAGACGCCATCGCCACCCTACGCGTCGAGCAGGAACGCGAACGAGTGGAAAACAGCTATCTGGGCCGCATGGGCCAGGCGGTCAGCCCGGTCTTCGCGCCGCTGGGTTTCAATTGGCAGGACACGGTTTCCATCATCACCGGCTTCTTCGCCAAGGAAATGGTGGTGGCCAGCTATGCCGTGCTCTATGGCCAAAACGATGGCAGCGAGACCGGCTCCGAGGGCCTGCGGGGTGCCTTGGCCGGGGCCATGACACCGATCACCGCCTTTGCCTTGATGGTATTCCTGTTGCTCTATAGCCCTTGCATGTCCACCTTCGCCGCCATCAAGCGCGAGGCCGGAGGCTGGAACTGGGCCCTGTTCTCCCTCGGCTTCTCGCTGGTGGTCGGCTGGCTGTTGGCCTTTGCGGTGGTGCAGGTGGGGGCGTTGCTGGGGTAA
- the arsC gene encoding arsenate reductase (glutaredoxin) (This arsenate reductase requires both glutathione and glutaredoxin to convert arsenate to arsenite, after which the efflux transporter formed by ArsA and ArsB can extrude the arsenite from the cell, providing resistance.), translated as MSVKIYHNPRCSKSRTTLGLIEEKGITPEIVLYLDTPPSAEELKSILAMLGKGPRDIIRKKEAKEEGIDGLDGDDLIAALVEHPRAIERPIVVNGDRAAMGRPPESVLEIL; from the coding sequence ATGAGCGTCAAGATCTATCACAATCCCCGCTGTTCCAAATCGCGCACCACCCTCGGTCTGATCGAGGAAAAGGGCATAACGCCAGAGATCGTTCTGTACCTGGATACCCCACCCAGCGCCGAGGAGTTGAAATCCATTCTGGCCATGCTCGGCAAGGGCCCGCGCGACATCATCCGCAAGAAAGAAGCCAAGGAAGAAGGTATTGACGGCTTGGACGGCGACGACCTGATTGCCGCTCTGGTCGAACACCCCCGCGCCATTGAGCGCCCCATCGTGGTCAACGGCGACCGTGCCGCCATGGGCCGCCCGCCGGAGAGCGTGCTGGAGATACTATAG